The sequence AACTCTAGCATATGTTACTTAAGCGCTTAAACGGTGTTAGCTTGTGTTGCAAGAACAAAAAGGCGTGCAGCTAGGAAACATTGAAAAGAACTGGAATTACTTTATATTGCGGCGTGTACATTTGCCAGAAAGGGCACAGACGCTGCACGTACAAGAGTAAAATTTACGGGCCTTATCCGTTTCccgtctcttttctttttcttttttttttttttttttttttttttttttttttttttttttttttttttttttttgcaccGATTCGTGTATACTATATTACCAAAGCGCTGCTTGCCATAAGCATGACATTTATGAGTTCTGTCCTCAGTGTACTTCATACCTCATAATATattgttcatattttatacatttgtacatacttatatacatatagtacaTACCTATACAGAGAATGCACAATGTAATTCACTATATTGTATTAAAGCTATCaaattacagatattttttttagcaTAGCGTTTATTTGTTGtactattttcatttatttgccGTATCTCTGTATCTAATATTAATCAAGAGTCTAGCGAAAACTTTTAGAGCACGTCTCTATAGTAACATACATTTTGAATTGTACATCCGTTGCACcggttttctctttttaaaatgttacgAATGAGATTGAGTGGACATAACCACGATCGTTTAAATAAGTTTTAAACAGTTTCAAAAAGTGAAATAGCTGAAATACCTgtcaaattttttcatatctttttaattaacaacgaCATGCAACAATTTCCCAAAATTATCGTTTTTCGCGACATGAAATCCTGTAcggtaaaaattttacttcatttCCTCTACGAGTGTCCAATATCTATAGATGTATCTATGTGTAATCACAGAATTTGTTATAACAAATGTACTTGATCGAGTAACGATAATTAGTTTTAGCACGAACCAAACGGATTCATTGGTTCTTAAGAGTGTTTCAATTATTGCAGTTATTACAAGATGCGACCAGGGATTCCGTTTCGTTctcatttatacattttcactGGAATCAACAAATgggaaatttcatttggagATATTTCACTGAGAATTGCCaattacatggtaatacgtgcTTACTAGCATAAATTGGTCAGATCGAATCAGTCTTCTGCCATGTAATAATTGGTATTAACAAATCAAATCTATTTTCATCAAGCTATTAGAAACTATCAATCTGTCTATTTTATTAGTAAGCAGATACATATCTACTACGAGGCAACATGTGGATAACGTTAacgcttttaatatttttaatatttctctactaaatgcatataaaattgataaaaaagaaggcAAAGAAACGAAGTAGGAgcacttttcattttttttactagATAGATATTCAAACTATAAAATGTAAGAACTTTTAATGTTCTACGGTAACGTTATCCAGTAAAGAAGTggtaaaataatgttttgaaATGTGAATCACTTGAAAAatcttgaataattttcaaaataataatatatcctGTGAAAGTAATGATCGATTAATCTGTTACTTGGAATCGAAAAGTTTCGAAAGTCGTCGTTCCCGTTTCGCAACACTTGCGCGTCTATCGATTCTATGTATTAACACTTTTTCGAAATAGAAAGCGACATAGAATAagatgaaaagatatttttagaattgaaAAGCCGTGACTCTAAACGTATTTCTTCAAAAGTTGCATACAATTTCAAGACATTTCATTGTACATATTTCCAACGAAAAGTTCATTGGTTTACAAACAGGTACATAGTTGATACATTTATCGACGTCTAATCGttaaaatcgttgaaaaaaaaaatgctacAACACTGATGTCGCGATATTCCGTAGCCGGCGCGGATCGCGATTGTCGCGCGAAGAGGGCATCCTTTATCGATTCGAAACGATTTTAGAGGGTGGTTTGCCCCTGACGTTTTTGATTTGAGCATACATCCTCGATCCGAGTCTCGAGGCAACGCTTCGCCGCTTCGAATTAAGGGGTGAACCGAAAGGAGTGCCCCCACGCCCTACCCCTAGGGTCGACTCACGGACAAAACAGAGAAAGGGAGTAAGAGATGGAATCACGAAGAGTGAAACGGAGCACGGAGAATCGAGATACGAGTACGAGAATCCAGAATGGAAGATGCGGAACGAAGGACAGAGGAACCAGTCaccgaaacgaaacgagaaacgaactCTTCGTCGTGTtcattttccatcgttttaaGCGGTGCGTGACCAAATAATCACTCCCAGTAGtcaatatatacaaataaaattttctatcgttcgatatacatacatctaTATATACGTACCTATATAAAGtatcaaagataaaaaagactCTTATaccgatttttaattttgcacacacacacacggtGACAGATACGAAGCGTAAAAAAGATTTCTACTTTCGGAATCAACCGTGTATCAGCTGCTGTAACAGTTGAAAATCTGAGATCAGCGGTAATTACGCATCTTAATATGCTTGAAAAGCCTAAGAAAGGTTATACCTATACACCTACTCGTACATCAACGAAGAATAGATACATAAATGGTGCAAATTGCTTCGACCTTTCAGAAATATGGATACGTTCTAAAGACACAGATGTCTTTTCGATGCTTTGTCGTGTCTCTTCTCtcattttaaatagaaatcgGATCTCTTATAGATCATAGGTATGTACGCGACTTTGCGACGTCGGAATTTGTTCGccaggaaaatattttgaatgaaatataacCGAGATTGAAAGTAATCGTAATCCCATAGGTACTAATGAAAATGTTCATTTTGTCGGAATATGGGCACCCGTTACATTTGAAACTGCGTCCTTTCGATTCTGGGTTATGGGTAATACGAGACGACTTACAGCCAGAGCTTGGAGAGAATGCGCAACTCGTCAAAATATCTATACGTTACTCGTtaatcagaaatatttataagaaatgtaCACCGTAAATACCGTAACAAGATGTAGGATACTACGTATACCACGGAGTACAACACTCGGACGAAACGAGATAGCGCAACCATGCATACGcgctttataaataaaataaattgaaagttaGTTAAACGATCAAGACACAACTTGATTGTAAATCGTGAAAAATCGCTATGAATGAACATCGGAAGCACCTTACGTGCGTATAAATCTAAACTATTTGGAACTATTTCGAGAAAAGCTGCGGTAATCGTTAAGTATGGCTCGTACACGGGCACGCGAATACTAAGTGTTAAGCACACACGTGTCACGTGGAAACGGCGGAGGATCAACGGAAAAGGTACCGGCACGGCACGGCACGGCACGGCACGGCGCGTCGCGGCGCGGAGCGTCGCACGTTGGAACCGTTCTAGAAAACACTCAGTTCCAAGTAATCGAAGAAGCttgaaattcgattcgattcgaatcgAGAGACTCGAATTAGAGATTGGAGATAGTCGAGAGAAGCTTGTAACAGAGAGACTAACCTTTGCATTCGTTGGCATCTCTGGCAGTGGCTCGTGCCCATGGTCGATCGAAGTGGAACGGGCGACACCTCTCGCAGTCTCTGCCGGCGGTGTTGTGCCTACACTCGCAGGCGACCTCGCCGTCCTTGCCTTGGATGCACCTTGCCGCGTGGCCGTTGCACTTACACCTGCCGCCGACGGCGAAATCCGAGACCGCGTAATGATGAGCCAGCGTGCTGGTCCCATGATTGCTGGCGAGGGTGCTGCTCGTACTGGTCGAGACGGTGaccgccgccgccgctgcAAACTCGCTCTCATCGTCATCAACCGCGTCGTTCGATTGCATCTCTTGCGGCGCGATAACCTGGTGTACCGAGGGCAAAGCGGTCGCCAATGAATCGAGCAAACCTACACGAGCCGGGCTCTTCTGTTGATTCTTCAacctctcttctctctccctctcgcgTTTCGCCAACTCCTCGAGGCCGAGGCCATGATCGCGATCGTGATCGTCGCCAGTTCCACCTAGTTGCAAGACTTGTTCCTGCGACGGCTGCTGGGGCATGTGAAGCCGATTGAAGACGACACGAACATCGGTCGCGGTAACCCAATCCTGGAGAACCGGCGAGTTATCAAAGTCGGAAGCCGACGGGCGGCCCTCGAGGGTGCTGAACGCGATCCTGCCGACGGGCGCGAGGCCGTTACCACCGGTATATCGATGACTGTCGGTGCATCTGGCCTCTTGCTCGTTCGCCTTTGTGATGGTGGCGCGATTCGGTCTGCCGTATACTCGCCGACATTGAGACGAATAGAACTGGAACGGTTGCCACGTCTTCCCGTAGTCCATCGATTTGTAAATCGCGATCGAGTCCGGCTTGGCCGCTTTTGGACAGAATTGCAGGCTGACGTAGGTCAGTTCGTATTTCTTTCCTAGAGAGAGGGTCAAGGTCACATTGTCTGGCGGTGCGGAGAAACTCTGGGAGGTGACGAGAGGCTCGCTTCGCCAGCAGGTCACGTTGTTGGGGTTGCTCACATCCGTGAGGTAGCTCGCGGGAAATCGACGTCGCGGCGTGCTGTCGTCGCAGATGTGGCACTGACCTATACCCGTGCTACCACCCGGCTGTTCGATCACGTCGCAGTACCTCGTGGGCCCGCCGCTTCCACAGGTCGACGAAGCCTCCACCGCCGCTCCAAATGCCGCGTTCACAAAATTCGGGATGCATCGACGCGGTCTATCCTCGTCGTAGCACGGATCCGACGGATGTTGTTGGCTCGGGAATGTCTTCGCGTAGATCTCGCTACCCGCCAATGCGTTCCCGCAATCGAACAGAATCACGCCGCAGACGATTCCCAACAATCGTGCCTTTGCTCCACTCTTCATCTTCGTCGAGTTTGTTCGCGCGCGATACGacttctctctccctccctctccctctctctctctctctctctctctcttactctCTCTTACACACCTCCTTCCCTTCTCTTCCCTTCCCTTCCCCGCCCCTCACCCTCCCCCACAGCCCCTTGCTGTGTCACCTACGCACAAACCGTCCTTGTCTCGTTCGGCGATTATTTCCTCGCTCTGTTCTTCTCTCGGGTAAAGCGACACCGTTCGAGTTTTCGATCCTACCGAGTTTCGAATCGTCGATCCTACGCTTCTCTCCTGCTCGTCATATCGACCGATCGATTAAACTTTCACGATCAGAGTGTCGATGCCCACCACGAAGCCGCTCgcttcgatttttcttcctgtTCGCATTATACCGGAGGACTGGCGAAAACAAAAGCGGTCCCGCTTGCGAACCACACGCGTTCCCTCCTTCAAGACTAGACTGGAAGATCTTCGATTCGAATTTCGTCGCGATAGCGATCGCGatttcgaaacgaatttttccAATGTTCGTTCAACAAGGACGATTCGACACAGGCTAACCAGCTTCGATATATTTCATCGAGCGTCTCGCGCAATCAGGTGTATTCGATTTTCAAGCGGAACGCGCGTGTCAATTTCATTCCTAAGCGAGCCGTGCAATTGTAACGAGTCGGGGGCGCGTGCGCGTGTACACGCGACGGCTGCGTTTCAACATGAAGCGAATCGTATCTCGGAAAGACGGAACACGGAACACGGTACACGACGCGCGGCTCGCCACACGATCCGAACCAGCGCGATGCGATGcaatgcgatgcgatgcgatgcgatgcgatgcgatgcgatgcgatgcgacgcgaagaaaaacgagaaaccgACGATCAACGATCCTTCACCGACGGCGGCTCGCCGCTAACTGAATCACCGTCCTTGCACGGTGTGCATCCGAACTGTTCCGATTCCCAGTCCCTCTCTGACTCGCGCTTCTCCCCACCTTCGCTCTTCTCTCGCTCACGGCTCACGGCTCTCCGAGCCTCAGTCTCCCTCTCTTTTCCCTTTGACCGTCGGCTCGCATCCTCTCATCCAAGACCAATTCCTCTTCGGCCAATCCGGCGACGCCACTACTCGCAACCACCCCACTATTCTACTACGCGTTCCGCCACACTGGAACGAGCTTCGAGGATCCAGCAGccacgccgcgccgcgccacGCCGCGCTACCGGAAACCAACCGACCACTGGACCAGCGAACGATATTCTCTTCGCTCCTCTTTTCACCCCTTCACCTCCTCCTATCATTCCTCGCCGCCTCGACTCCTTGCGTTTACTTCAAGGAACATCGGTCCGATGAAATTTTTGGAGGGCTGCAACAACTTTCAACCAGGATCATCGTTAACCTTGATCGAGCCTCCATTTTGCTCGATTTTCGCTTAGACCGCGCCTTACCTGCGAGTCCATCTACTCTCTATGTATCTTCATCGTTAACACTCCGTCACAAGATTTTCCCTTGTTCGCGAAGacaattcgattaattaagaTTACATGCGATCGTAATTTTGATTCGCCATGGAGAAATTAGGAGCTGATAGTTGCTACAACACATTGGTCGAATATGTTCGATCTATTAGTTACACATCGTGGATAAAACTAATTCATTAACGATCGTGTAATTGGAGATATTATCAAGGTACTAGCACTGCTAACCTGTTAATTAGTTAGCGTTAGATCACTAACAGGTTCGCCAATCTTCACCTGAAAACGAACAGTACCGTACACAATAAGGTAATATTAGCTTGGCCTTCCTGTAATTTACTCTCTATAATTTTCTCCCTTAACTACGAAAGAATGAGATAATTCGTGTTACCCATGAAATTGACCATAGGTATATGTGGCTGGTTTACGGAAATAGCAATTTATCGCTTTGCAACAAATAAGGTGTGAAGACACGACAAGTGCAAATATAGTTTTCAAAGGAATGATCTGTCGTCCTTTaaaagagatatatatatatatatatgcctATCGAAAAGATAAGCACGGTGACGAAGTggggaataaaattatagtttaGAAGAGGTTGAGGTCGAGAAAAGCATTTCTTAGCGTAGGGTTTGTTTCGCAATGGTCATGCCAGAAAGGAGACGGAggttccttttcctttccatCGATTCGATAGGAAGACAGGTCCTGGTGCTTGCATGGATTATGGAGCGGGTTCTCCGAGGGTCTATTGGCCGAATTGGCGAGTGGAAAAAAAGCAGAACGGGAATGCAGCAGATACGGCGCGACGTTGAAAAGCAACAAAGAcaagataaaaagagagaacggCCGAAACTTCCGTAGATCGTCACGCGATGCCCACCTCGAAGAAAGTCTCTCGTTGGTTTCTACGATCTCCGCCAATTAAACACAGcatcaaattttttcaaacgaacaaATTCGGTAGTTTCTACAAAATCTCCGATCAACCGATAATCAGCATATGTCacattgattaaaatattttcattttcctacGCTTCTTCCCCTCATTCTTCtcgaatacaatttatatcgttaaatcaGTTACCCTATACTGCGGTTGCTATTATTCTCCTTAAAATAAGTTAATTGCCATGCGATTGTGTATATCTATATGTTATTTACTAACGCGATTGAATATAAGTAACTTGTGCGATATTTTGTTACTAGGATTTccatataaattttgtaagagAATTCATTTGATAGCACTGAACTATATGAATACGAACAACAACAACATAATACACGTTTTACCAACttattttttggaatttttattatttcaaaatggaatattttactttccaagtgcttttaatttttcttgcaatttctacaaactttattatacatatacctaCCATCTATAACCATGTACACATaggtatacatatgtatataagatTTACAATTACTctttgtattatttgtttgtttgttatCCTTGTTTGCTTTCtccaaaattttaaaacgtaaaaattagACGATAGCGCCTGCGATACTCTGTCGAGatattaagtataaaatatacatgtttTCGTCATGAACGtcatttcaaatatcgttTAGAGTTTTAGATGTATCTGGTCGAGATATTGAACATATGACATTTACCCGTAAATCTTTGCCAAACGTAGAAAAGAGCTACTTCTCGACGAGTAAAACTCTTTGCAAAAAGTGTCAGAAGCATTATCGCGATATTCCAACATATTATCCCTCGACTCGACAATTCAATTCATTCAATGGCAGTCTACTTCCCTATAGATTCTACACTATAACAACCTGCGTTCATTTTAAGAAACcgatttcattttgaaatagttcgatgtattaggtcgtccgaaaagattcttccgttttataaagaaatagtGGATTGGATggaacattttccgttttatattattttatcgaattacgtatgatccatttcgttctaacaaaataaagatcacaatgttcgacagattaggtttcacgtttgtataaagatgcatcgttgtaaaagtcgggtctgtaaaagaaagacaatttTCGTACAAACTAATACATACCTATTACACGTATACGTATTATTTACGTAAAAACTCCGCTACGCGTCTCCtgcgataaaaaaataagacatttattcaagttaaatatatagttatatacacctgtattattacattataaagtgtAGAGTCTAGCCTGAAAGTTACTATGAAACATCCTTTCCAACATTACATAGCtgcaattgaaataaaatttattacgttgtaagattgttaa comes from Bombus pyrosoma isolate SC7728 linkage group LG2, ASM1482585v1, whole genome shotgun sequence and encodes:
- the LOC122573161 gene encoding netrin-B-like; translation: MKSGAKARLLGIVCGVILFDCGNALAGSEIYAKTFPSQQHPSDPCYDEDRPRRCIPNFVNAAFGAAVEASSTCGSGGPTRYCDVIEQPGGSTGIGQCHICDDSTPRRRFPASYLTDVSNPNNVTCWRSEPLVTSQSFSAPPDNVTLTLSLGKKYELTYVSLQFCPKAAKPDSIAIYKSMDYGKTWQPFQFYSSQCRRVYGRPNRATITKANEQEARCTDSHRYTGGNGLAPVGRIAFSTLEGRPSASDFDNSPVLQDWVTATDVRVVFNRLHMPQQPSQEQVLQLGGTGDDHDRDHGLGLEELAKREREREERLKNQQKSPARVGLLDSLATALPSVHQVIAPQEMQSNDAVDDDESEFAAAAAVTVSTSTSSTLASNHGTSTLAHHYAVSDFAVGGRCKCNGHAARCIQGKDGEVACECRHNTAGRDCERCRPFHFDRPWARATARDANECKECNCNLHARKCRFNMELYKLSGRVSGGVCLQCRHFTAGRHCHYCREGYYRDPARPIQHRKACKPCDCHPIGASGKTCNQSTGQCPCKDGVTGTTCNRCARGYQQSRSHIAPCIKIPRVVQTQGTAGEESGEHEDDDDERGYDGRADQCGKCRASTKRLNLNKYCKRDYAILGRITDRHKKNDGSPAGTSVSGSVWIRFTLNVDFIYKKSSNSRIRRGDVFLYVHSADLACRCPKIKPNRSYLILGQESDGGGQGGLTVTQRSIVIEWRDEWHRRMRRFQRRAKSCH